From the genome of Oryza glaberrima chromosome 1, OglaRS2, whole genome shotgun sequence:
AAACACGTTGATATATATTGCACGGAGTAAATCGAAGAAAATTCAATCTGGCAAGGGAAACATTTTGAAGCTAATTCGAGAGTAAGGTAGGAGCTACCAGTTAATCTAAACATGACTAATCGTCCACCTCAACTGTCAGGCCCTGCATGCAACTGAATCCATCACATCCACCAAGTTCTGAATGGATGTAATTCCACCTGGCTTGTTAGTGATTGCGTGGGTAAAGCACCGAGCTCCCACCCTTTGCAGCATATTCATGCTAGCATCAAGCTCCTTCATATCCCAGTGTCCCGTCTTCCAACGATTTTGCAACCTAACACCATCATCCTTCAGTTCATTTTCAGCCATGATTATAACTTGTTAGTGCTTAAAGTGCTGCTGGGTGGGCTGCTTGACATCAATTTCATCTCCAGCCATTTCAAGGACCTCCAACTGAAAGGGTTTTCCTGAGAACCACCCTGCGTCAACACCAAACAAATTGTCCGTGACACTCGCTATGACTTATGAGATGATACCATAGCGAAggatcttaaaaaaataataaaatcaaggGTATGACTGCTCCCCGAATTACGAAATGTGACCATATAATTGTAATGGTTAGAGTAGGTTTGGTATTTGCCTATTTTGTTGCCTTACCAAAATGTAGTAGATGGCAAAAATCCAGACATGCCCCtagtctcaactctcaactccTTCAGTGGAGATAGCTTTGAGCGATTCAAACATTTCAGGCCGAATATCAACCCTGTCAACTTCCATGCGCTGAGGGATGGATGGATTTGTTCTACCTACAGATATATAGGTCCGGATCAAGGCTTCATAGGCTTCAGCATCAAGGCGACCGAGATTCTTCAGGCATTCACAGAACGTCTCCATCCCATCCACATCCTTTGAATCCTCAAAGTGCTTCAGATATCTGTTCACAAGCTTTTCTGGCACCCAATCCTGCCCCTTCACCATTTTCTTTGCATCTCTCCAGATCTGCAGTGCCTCATTCATTTTAGATTTCTCCAAATAGAATTCTACGAATATGCAAAATGTTCTGTAGTTGGAATGATCCTGAGCCATGGTTGTCTGACGCATAGCCTCAGCTTTGTCTACCATGCCCTTATCAAGGTAAGCTTGGATGATAATATTTGGTATTTTCATGTCATAGTGCTCATGGCTTGATTCCCATTCCTGAAAGATTTGCTGCAGGGTGTCAAAATCATCCAACTTTTTCAGAGCTTTAAGCATCACTAGATAGCTTCTATTTGTGCATTTCTTGAATGCAGACTTTAAAGACTCCCAGATTCTCTTGACCTCGGACAAGTTGCCGGAATTGGCATAGTGGGAGAGAAGACAATGCCAAGAGAAAACGTCATGCTTGTCCAGAACTTCCTCAGCTTTCTTAAGGGTGAATTCTGCCTTGTCAAACTGCTGCAGCTTATTATAACCGTTAGCAAGTGTAGCATACAAGGACCAAGGAACTGAAT
Proteins encoded in this window:
- the LOC127781058 gene encoding pentatricopeptide repeat-containing protein At4g01990, mitochondrial-like translates to MLRAAATAALRRLSQSQAPRRQARGLQYASPERRPLDGARWALYARLSAHLPSGGMVEELGRWLRERRPLSEEQVLFCVRRFRKFKQNKHALQLMDWMEARGVNLELKHHALRLDLVSKLNGIHAAEEYFGSLPDIFRSKQTYSTLLNCYAEHRMAEKGLELYENMKAMNIVSDILVYNNLMCLYLKTDQPEKIPTTVVKMQESGIQPNKFSYFVLTESYIMMNDIESAEKVLKELQEVNSVPWSLYATLANGYNKLQQFDKAEFTLKKAEEVLDKHDVFSWHCLLSHYANSGNLSEVKRIWESLKSAFKKCTNRSYLVMLKALKKLDDFDTLQQIFQEWESSHEHYDMKIPNIIIQAYLDKGMVDKAEAMRQTTMAQDHSNYRTFCIFVEFYLEKSKMNEALQIWRDAKKMVKGQDWVPEKLVNRYLKHFEDSKDVDGMETFCECLKNLGRLDAEAYEALIRTYISVGRTNPSIPQRMEVDRVDIRPEMFESLKAISTEGVES